The genomic interval CCAGGCAAACTGGGGACAGCTGgtcactccccacccccaagtcTATGGAAAGGCAACACatctttgagaaaataattaagtTACCAAAACATGGACAACAGAATTAAATATCCACCCTATACATTTGTTCTTAAAGTGTGCTTATATTCAATTAACTGATTAAAACGAAGGtttgggccagacatggtggctcacacctgtaattctaacactatgggaggctgaggagggcagattgcctgaactcaagagatagagaccagcctgggcaacatggcaaaacctcgtctctactaaaaatacaaaaaattagtagtggtgcacgtctgtagtcccagctactcgggaggctgaggcatgagaatcacttgaatccaggaggcagcagagattgcagtgagcagagattgcaccactgcactccagcctgggcaacagagcaagactctgtctaaaaaaaaaaaaaaaaaaaaaaaaacgggttGGTTGGAATTTTGGTATCAATACAGTCAGCactcaatgaataaatattaagtgGATGTGTGGATGCCTGGAATAGCTTCATATGACTACAGTGTGACCAACTCTCCAGGAAGCAAAAGATCTGGAGCCCCGTCCCTATACTAACACCTGTCTCAGATCTGGAACGTTACCACACCTGAGGTTCATTTCCTTTAGATCTTAAAAGCAAAGTTTGAAACTCTTCTTGGTGCAAACATCTTTGGAAAAGGATGCCCTGCAATTGTAAAGTCTGGCCTTAGGAAGGGTTGCCCGGGCTCAATACTACGGAAAGTCCTCAGGGGACACAGCAGAGGGCCAAAGGCCATAAAGGAAAATCTTTAGAGAAAGTCTTGTAGTACAAATTGTaacatataaaacataatatagaAGAACAGCCCTGCTCTTATTGAAGAGTTTGTAAATCTCTGGTATGGAAGAGAATAAATAGGATTTTAATTTCACATCTGAGCCCTGGCATTCATATCTTAGGGcaggcaagtcatttaatctcattggacctcagcttcctgagctgTAAAGTGAGAAAAAGAATCTGTGCCTCCCAAACTCATAGGGTTGATATGAAGTATGTTAGGTGCTTTGAATCTTGAAAGCACAACTCAAATAGAATGTATActatgagaaagaaatagagaaaactttACTCAGCTGTCTGCCCTCAGTGTAGCTGGAACAGGATATCAGTTCTACGACTTAAGAAatttggttgggtgcagtggctcacaccagtaatcccagcactttgggaggccaaggcaggtggaggtCAGTGGTCAGAGGTTCCAGCccaggctagccaacatggtgaaaccctgtctctactaaaaataaaataaaataaaaaatagctgcacatggtggtgggtgcttgtcatcccagccacttgggaggctgaggcagaataattgtttgaaccccaggaggcagaggttgcagtgagccaagatcacgccacacgCCAGTCTGGGGCAATGGatcaagactctgccaaaaaaagaaagaaagaaagaaagaaattccactgcctccagcctgcaTTATAGTTCCAAAATTGTAGATTCCTTCCCCAGATGGAAATAATCCTCATAATACCTACATCGTATTTAAGGATTTAGTCGGGGCACGTCCAGTGATGACTGGGGGATCCTAGCAAGTAACATGACTAAAAAAAAGCGGGAGAATCTGGGCGTCGCTCTAGAGATCATTGGGCTAGAGGAGAAGCTGTCCCAGTGTCGGAGAGACCTGGAGGCCGTGAACTCCAGGCTCCACAGCCGGGAGCTGAGCCCAGAGGCCAGGAGgtccctggagaaggagaaaaacagcctaatgaacaaagcttccaacTATGAGAAGGAACTGAAGTTTCTTCGGCAAGAGAACCGGAAGAACATGCTGCTCTCTGTGGCCATCTTTTTCCTCCTGACGCTCATCTATGCCTACTGGACCATGTGAGCCTGGCACTTCCCCACAACCAGCACAGGCTTCCACTTGGCCCCTTGGTCAGGACCAAGCAGGCACTTCAAGCCTCAACAGGACCAAGGTGCTGGGGTGTTCCCCTCCCAACCTAGTGTTCAAGCATGGCTTCCTGGCAGCCCAGGCCTTGCCTCCCTGGCCTGTTGGGGGGTTCCGGGTCTCCAGAAGGACATGGTGCTGGCCCCTCCCTTAGCCCAAGGGAGAGGCAATAAAGAACAcaaagctcaaaaaaaaaaaaaaaaaaaggatttagtcacatgggttttatatttaaaaaagaaattctgtgtataggcttattataaaaatttcaagTAGGAATACAGATAAACACtgaccaaaacaaaaaatattttccagttcTCACCCTTACCAATCCCAAAATTATATGATGACTTTTAATATTCTATAAGTGAGCTCTAAAAATGTTTGAggcaccaggtgtggtggctcacgcctgtaacccagcacttcgggaggttgaggggggtggatcacttgaagccaagagtttgagaccagcctggtcaacatggcaaaacctcatctctactaaaaatacaaaaattagccgggtgtggtggtgcacgcctgtaatcccagctactcatttcagcctggaggcagaggttgcaatgagctgggatcacgtcactacacttcagcctggtgacaaagtgaaactctgtctcaaaaaaattaattaattaattattttaaaaaataaaaatgtttggggTGCTATGCAGACTTTCCTATTAGAGGGATTGTGGGCTGCTGAAAGGCCATTCTCTGCTGTCACATTTGAGGGGCTGTGGAGTTCAGACATGACACACACAAATTCTCTGTACCTTGCTACTCTTCCTCCAAGTCGTGAGAGCACAAGATGAAGGAAATCCAGCCAAGCCCTTGGTGTGGATGTGAGGATTCAAGTGAGGAGTCACGGGACGGGCTGGTAACGCCTTATTCTCTGAGGGCAGAGCAAGGAAGCTGGGGGGTCCTCCCTGGTCTGTGAATGCTCATCCGTAATTgtgctgaaattgtggaaaacaaCCTTTGATTTCCTAAACATGCAGCAGTCATCACTCCAAGATGGAACACCTGGTCAAGAGACTTAAAACCTTCCACAAgggtgggagtggtggctcatgcctgtaatcctagcactgtgggaggccgaggtgggaggaccacttgaggtcaggagtttgaaaccagcctggccaacatggtgaaaccctgtctctaccaaaaataccaaaaattagcctgatatgGTGGTaggggcttgtaatcccagctacttgggaggctgagataggagaattgcttgaacccaggaggtggaggttgcagtgagccaagatcatgccacactccagcctgggcaacagagtaagactccgtcccatcaacaacaacaacaaaaactttcaCAAATACTTTATCcaagcctccagaaaggaaaagaagtccaGAATCACTACAGACATAGTCCTGGGTCACCACTCTCCTAGTTGCACCCACTACCAGGAGAGGTAGTTTTCAAACATAATTTTGTTATacactcttccttccttccttccttccttcctccttccttccttcctcctttccttttaaaCGAGAGAAACACttcttttaaatgaaatcttACTTGGGAGCCTCttatcccttctttccttcccaatCCCACTTTCTGGGAAGACCTCACTCATAAGAACAGAAACTTTGTTGGCCTAAGTCACCAAATCAGAGGTATGCAATGACAGTTGGTCAATATTTGTAAGAAAAAGGATTGTTTGCCTCAGAAATATTTTAGCTGATAGAATCTGAAGGACACAAAGTTTCTTCCCCGTGAGACCTGAGGGACTGCTTGCTGCAGGGTGCAAAAGGGAAGAAAGGGGGAACCAGGGAGAAAAGATGCAGAACCTAGAGGGGCCCTTGGAGGTCCACAGGAGCCCGACTCTGCACTAGCGGGTTGTGACTCCCCAGGAGAAGCCGTGTTTccactccccaccaccaccagggAGAGAGAGGGCTGTGGTCAGCCTGGGCCTAAATTCTGGCTACCGTTAGGTGAACCAAAGACCTCTAGGAAGCTGCTCTCAGGACTCTAAGGAAGGAGGACAACAACTAGGTGGCCTTGGGGAGCAGGATCAGAAGAAAGCCTTGGCACATGTGCCTTCCCCAGGCCACTCCCCCTCGAGCACAGGGAGGTGGCTGAGTGGTCTCCTGCCAGCCTCCCAGCCAGGAGAGCAACGCTGTAGCAGGAGCAGGCCACACAGTCCTTGAAGGAAGACAATGCCCTCTTAGCATGAAGTCAGCACTCCGGAAACATTCTGTGGGTATTGAACTTGAGCCTTGAGTGGGAGAAATGGTTTTTCTTTAGTTTGAGAATGTGGCCCAGGGCCAGGAGTTTCAGAATAAAAGCTTCAACGATAACTTTCAGAATTCACCCTGCTCACTTCTGAATATGTTTatcttaaaaaggaaaactacaacaacaaaaaagcaaacaacctgattaaaaaatgagccaAGCACTTGACTAGATATTTCTGCCaagatatccaaatggccaagaagcacatgaaaagatgctcaacatcagtcactattagggaaatgcaaatcaaaactacaatgagatactacgTCATGCCCACTAGGATggattctatatttaaaaaagttaaaacagaccagtcatggtggctcacgcctgtaatcccagtactttgggaggccgaggcgggtggatcatttgaggtcaggagtttgagaccagcctggccaacatggtgaaaccccatctctacttaaaaaaaaaaaaaaaaaaagatacaaaatattagccaggcgtggtggcaggcgcctgtggtcccagctactcgggaggctgaggcaggagaatggcgtgaacccaggaggcggagcttgcagtgagccgtgatcacgccactgcactccagcctgggtgacagagtgagactctgtctcaaaaaaagaaaaaaagaaaagaaaaaaaaattagccaggcgtggtggaacatgcctgtttTCCCAGgcatgtgggaggctgaggcaggagaatcacttgaacccgggaggcagaggttgcagtcagccgagattgcacctaattacactccagcctgagtgacagagagagactctgtctaacaaaaaaaaaaattaaaacagcttGGTGtgctggttcatgcctgtaattctagcactttgggagtctgaggccagaggatcacttgagcccaggagtttgaggctgcagtgagctatgatcacaccactacactccagcctgggcaacagagcaagactccgtctcaaaaaaaaaaaaaagagaaaattaaaacagagctaggtgtggtggttcatacctgtaattctagcactttgggaggctgaggcaggaggattgcttgagcccaggaatttgaggatgcagtgagctacgatcgtgCCACTGGTCTGCAGCCTGgaggacaaagcaagaccctgtctctttaaacaacaacaactaaaaccAAACATAGGATTACcaattaccatgtgatccagcagttCCATTTCTGGGTAAAtgctcaacataataaaaagcaGGAACTAAAAGAGCTATTTGTATACCCATGTTTGTAGGAGCGTTATTtgcaacagccaaaaggtggaagcaacccaagggtCCATCAGGGGAGAAATGGACAAACAAGATGTGGTGTACACAAGCaagggaatattactcagccttaaaaaggaaggaagtcctgacccatgctacaacatggatgaaccttgaggacattatgctaagtgaaagcagccagtcacaaaaggacaaacactgtccgattccatttacatgaggcACCTGGAGTAGCCAGAATCGTAGAGACAGACAGTAGAGTGGTGGCTAcgctggggaggagagagggcgAGTTACTGCGGAATGGATACAGATTTTcaatttgggaagatgaaaagagttctagaGACTGGTGCACAACATGAATGTCCTTAACAAGATTGAACTGTGCTCTTTAAAATGgtcaagatggtaaattttatgtcatgtacCTTTTAtatcaattaaacttttttttttttttgagatggggtctcgccctgtcgcccaggctggagtgcagtgtcaggaTCTTGGCTGACTGCCACCACTGCTTCCTAGGTTAAAGCCGTCctttttcctcagcctcccaagtagctgggattacaggcaccccaaatggctgggattatagccaccatgtccagctaatttttgcatttctagtagatacagggtttcaccatgttggccaggctggtctcgaactcctgacctcaggtgatccatctgccttggcctcccaaagtgctgggattacaggcgtgagccacaagcCCCAcccaattaaacattttttaaaataataattttgaggtAGAAAAAAAGAGTCATACGAAGTCCAGACATCAAGTAAAGGTGAAGGCACAATGATTTTACAACAAAAGGAAGGCAAGCTACCACCAGCTGGTCCTATTTAATAAAGAAGGAAACGTAGAGAAATGAAGGACTCCATTGTGCCTAGTGataaagaagagaggaaataaatatGAACCAaggcaaaagaagaagaaaaacaagccaCAGAGAGTATTTTTGTCAGCTTCTGAAAGGCCTAAACATGGGCTTCCAGCTGATCATTCCCACAAATGGTCTAAGCTGATGCTCCCAGAGTAGATCATTACCAACTGCTCTGTGGTCTCGTGGTCGCTCATACTTTTTCTTATTGCACatatcaaaatacataaaatggtgCACAGCTACTCTCCACTACACTGTCACCCAAGGAgggcaaagttcaagtctgttcCCCTCCCCATGTTATCCACAGAGCACTTGACACATGACAGACATTCCAGTGaaggttggttggttggttggttggttggttggttggttggttggttgattgaaTGATTggttgaatgcatgcatgaataaatacataaaaacccTCCTTGGAAAGCAGTGACTGCATTGATGTGCTCTTCTCAGAAATGTAAACTGCTATTGTATTTCAGGAAAGCAATTTGGcacaatctctcagcatttccaaAGCACATACCCTTTGACCCAGAAACTCCCCTTTTAGAAATTGTTCCTGCAGGTAAACTTCCACAAATTTGCAAAGATGTAAAcatgaacatcttttttttgtttttttttgtttttttgttttttgtttttgtttttgttttttgagacagagtctccctctattgcccaggctggagtgcagtgatgtgatctcagctcactgcaacctccacctcccgggctcaaatgatcctctcacctcagcctcctgagtagctgggactacaggtgcatgccaccatgcctgactggttttttgtatttttttggagagatggggttttgccatgttgcccaggctggttttgaactcctgggctcaagcgatccacccgctttgtcatctcaaagtgctggaattacaggtgtgagctaatGTGCCCGGCTGACATGCacatttactgcagcattatttgcaattgaaaaaccctgaaaaacataaaattgtttaaataaattatggtgtatTTACATGATGAAATACTatgttgtcatttttaaaatagatcttCATGGAAAGATATTTATAATCTATATTAAAAGCTAACAGGCAAATTATTGAAGAATATATTTAAGG from Pongo abelii isolate AG06213 chromosome 11, NHGRI_mPonAbe1-v2.0_pri, whole genome shotgun sequence carries:
- the LOC100454269 gene encoding coiled-coil domain-containing protein 167-like: MTKKKRENLGVALEIIGLEEKLSQCRRDLEAVNSRLHSRELSPEARRSLEKEKNSLMNKASNYEKELKFLRQENRKNMLLSVAIFFLLTLIYAYWTM